A portion of the Bifidobacterium bifidum ATCC 29521 = JCM 1255 = DSM 20456 genome contains these proteins:
- a CDS encoding beta-N-acetylglucosaminidase domain-containing protein, which produces MRSKALGGLLAAALSLSPAVAIGVQTAYAAGGDTAATEYTLYPKPHSIRYDSGQYILRDINVIYDDDIDEATQDRLDEVAALKNLNVTESDAAVSGKTNVYVGVNGSDGKAETAIESKYSPDSAIFDKTDSYFLKSDNGTISVLGKDTDASFYGLTTLYQVLGQIDSLTIRNFTVTDYADVVSRGFIEGYYGNPWSTQDRINLMKWGGYYKLNSYFYAPKDDPKHNSQWRTLYTQDELDTKIKPLADAGNASKTRFVFALHPFMNNAIRFNSEANYQADLKVLQDKFAQTIGVGVRQIAILADDAANVGGNNYTKLLTDMVAWLKEMKKTYPDLKTTLPFVTQEYMGNGMSYFANFPKEVQIVMTGGRVWGEVSQNFTDTFTSNVGRGPYMWINWPCSDNSKSHLIMGGYDTFLHPGVDPSKIQGIVLNPMQQSEPSKVGIFGNATYSWNIWRSKSEADQAWQDSFSFVDHNSAVPTAASNALRELSKHTINQNMDSRVTALQESVDLAPALTAAKAKLADGTITAHDLTDIKAAFVTLQKAAKTYRAKGDAKMLGDIGKDYTGQDANEQIAPWIDCWDDTTKAALAYIAGIEAALNGDTSSTLKEYSDAQSAFAASKKHGFYYVNHTEYAEVGVQHIVPFIKAMDSYLSNKVQQEADPNVVTKTYISDVFTTPTSGSIEDIFDGKDSTVTVFQNPNYLHKGNYVGVKFSKATTLKSIRFAFNGGKNHFYHSKLQTTTDGENWTDVPDATFERPKGSEEPIKVTGLNITGVTGVRLIATADNGDDLWLGIKGIDVNKVEKETLAPYTATGVQLENLNATYSSTKEQMIDGNPSTITYLKDPNGDKIAAGAAVIVDLGSSKPIGEVTITGHASSPDDRPSQGVVEVSDDKATWTKLGDLSDDVTSTVSGNVTGRYVRIRNTAAKNVWWRVAEITVTPPETADPLKSVYTNKTQHGYTATLGANTAELFDKSHTMLDGGQYAGLDLLAIRDLTDVELNTGNANPSLQISDNGLVWTTVEPGNLTGKTARYVRVINDTDGAAFSVDKLKVGFSTVGKFGKLVSSDIQKRTDWGTDTRESGNAFDGDMTTVIKFAGQPRRGNTAVFDLGQPIDITSLRIYTQDTQYDYIRDTKVQMSVDGKTWVDAFEIGDGVSDTDTTTAFGDISDTNKKTDSNYPNVFYYGKDDIANGTGMRYLRLLTTADYPQRALAFNEFMVNQGAYVSTEANAAFSATKVEERGHAPSNMIDGDLTTTYKPSAADGSLTYKIDDPSDIKSFRIVQSGAASGATVTGTVYDAATGTTSGVTARTAARSTSEVTFGTLEQAINEFKVPDGKQLLSVKIAWGDAIPEISEFITLDSADTDADITTAKAALKEKIDATVDTSAWTANAKTAYDEAKATAQAVYGSPLVGKASIDAAASAVQSAIDAAQTKADAAAVAALRKLVDAAVTNDGHFYTTVTFTAYTDALDEVKEALKDTNNLSTADAASLKKAVDDALAALKDSTYQRELATIAVDSFATIDEADYTTNSYAAFKAAKEALDTLIAADGTKPATFKTKTAEYTTAKTALVNVAALKAQIAHESNYVEANYTADSWKAYSDALKAAKAKLVNGTTDSVAAALTALTAAENALVRTTTPPDTTVLDETIADMEKVNGSEYTTDSYKALTDAIAKAKSDKVKGDAGLNQQNIDAMKAAKEALVSTVELKAKVAEAGKVDSSKYTTASYEALSKLLAAKDDTTSDPVVKGLDTLYKSGTVKELAERVAAIDAAVAKLDARATGVKDYVDGIKLKDNDKGYYTDASYKAYSDAYKALKKLAAAGEGEVGIAEFTEAKEAFEAAEAKLAYKSADYGKIDDLLAKVPSDLSGYTADSVAKFEAAKKAVKRGLTIDQQSKVDAMADALEAAIKGLTLKSQAPGDNKGDGTQSGTHKGDDISKTGADVQVFAIIIALATCAGLGAVAYARRRREV; this is translated from the coding sequence ATGCGCAGTAAGGCATTAGGAGGCCTGCTTGCCGCGGCTCTGTCGTTGAGCCCGGCAGTGGCCATCGGCGTGCAGACGGCGTACGCGGCAGGCGGCGATACGGCGGCGACCGAATACACGCTGTACCCCAAGCCGCATTCGATCCGTTATGACAGCGGACAGTACATTCTTCGCGACATCAACGTCATCTATGACGATGACATCGATGAAGCCACCCAGGACCGACTGGACGAAGTGGCGGCGCTCAAGAACCTGAACGTCACCGAATCCGACGCCGCAGTCAGCGGCAAGACCAACGTCTATGTGGGCGTGAACGGTTCCGATGGCAAGGCCGAGACTGCCATCGAAAGCAAGTACAGCCCGGATTCCGCCATCTTCGACAAGACCGACTCATACTTCCTCAAGTCCGACAACGGCACGATCTCCGTGCTCGGCAAAGACACCGACGCCAGCTTCTACGGCCTGACCACCCTGTACCAGGTGCTCGGCCAGATCGATAGCCTGACGATCCGCAACTTCACCGTCACTGACTACGCCGATGTGGTCAGCCGCGGTTTCATCGAAGGCTACTACGGCAACCCGTGGAGCACTCAGGACCGCATCAACCTGATGAAGTGGGGCGGCTACTACAAGCTCAACTCGTACTTCTACGCCCCCAAGGACGATCCGAAGCACAACTCGCAGTGGCGTACGCTGTACACGCAGGACGAGCTCGACACCAAGATCAAGCCGCTCGCCGATGCCGGCAACGCCTCCAAGACGCGTTTCGTGTTCGCTCTGCACCCGTTCATGAACAACGCGATTCGGTTCAACTCCGAGGCGAACTATCAGGCCGATCTGAAGGTGCTGCAGGACAAGTTCGCGCAGACCATCGGGGTCGGCGTACGCCAGATCGCCATCCTGGCCGATGACGCGGCGAACGTGGGTGGTAACAATTACACCAAGCTGCTCACCGATATGGTCGCGTGGCTCAAGGAAATGAAGAAGACCTACCCGGACCTCAAGACCACGCTGCCGTTCGTCACGCAGGAATACATGGGCAACGGCATGAGCTACTTCGCCAACTTCCCCAAGGAAGTGCAGATCGTCATGACCGGCGGACGCGTCTGGGGCGAGGTCTCGCAGAACTTCACCGACACGTTCACCTCGAACGTCGGCCGCGGCCCCTACATGTGGATCAACTGGCCGTGCTCCGACAACTCGAAGAGCCACCTGATCATGGGCGGCTACGACACGTTCCTGCATCCGGGCGTCGACCCGTCGAAGATCCAGGGCATCGTGCTCAACCCGATGCAGCAGTCCGAGCCGAGCAAGGTCGGCATCTTCGGCAACGCCACCTACTCGTGGAACATCTGGCGGAGCAAGAGCGAGGCCGACCAGGCATGGCAGGATTCGTTCTCGTTCGTCGACCACAACTCCGCTGTGCCGACCGCCGCGTCGAACGCGCTGCGTGAGCTGTCCAAGCACACCATCAACCAGAACATGGATTCGCGCGTCACCGCGCTGCAGGAGTCCGTGGACCTGGCTCCCGCACTGACCGCCGCCAAGGCGAAGCTGGCTGACGGCACCATCACCGCCCACGACCTGACCGACATCAAGGCCGCGTTCGTCACGCTGCAGAAGGCAGCCAAGACCTACCGCGCCAAGGGCGATGCGAAGATGCTCGGCGACATCGGCAAGGACTACACCGGGCAGGACGCCAACGAGCAGATCGCCCCGTGGATCGACTGCTGGGATGACACCACCAAGGCCGCGCTCGCCTACATCGCGGGTATCGAGGCCGCGCTGAACGGCGACACGTCCTCGACGCTCAAGGAGTACTCCGACGCGCAGTCCGCGTTCGCCGCGTCCAAGAAGCACGGCTTCTACTACGTGAACCACACCGAGTACGCCGAAGTCGGCGTGCAGCACATCGTGCCGTTCATCAAGGCGATGGACTCCTACCTGTCCAACAAGGTGCAGCAGGAGGCCGACCCGAACGTCGTGACCAAGACGTACATCAGCGACGTGTTCACCACGCCGACCTCCGGCTCGATCGAAGACATCTTCGACGGCAAAGACAGCACGGTCACGGTGTTCCAGAACCCGAACTACCTGCACAAGGGCAACTACGTCGGCGTGAAGTTCAGCAAGGCCACCACGCTCAAGAGCATCCGCTTCGCGTTCAACGGCGGCAAGAACCACTTCTACCACTCCAAGCTGCAGACCACCACGGACGGCGAGAACTGGACCGACGTGCCGGATGCGACGTTCGAGCGCCCGAAGGGCTCCGAGGAGCCGATCAAAGTCACCGGTCTGAACATCACCGGCGTCACCGGCGTGCGACTGATCGCCACCGCCGACAACGGCGATGACCTGTGGCTCGGCATCAAGGGCATCGACGTCAACAAGGTCGAGAAGGAGACTCTCGCTCCGTACACGGCGACCGGCGTGCAGCTGGAGAACCTCAACGCCACCTACAGCAGCACCAAGGAGCAGATGATCGACGGCAACCCGTCCACGATCACCTACCTCAAGGACCCGAACGGCGACAAGATCGCGGCCGGCGCGGCCGTGATCGTCGATCTGGGCTCCAGCAAGCCGATCGGCGAGGTCACGATTACCGGTCATGCCTCCAGCCCCGACGACCGTCCGAGCCAGGGCGTCGTCGAGGTCAGCGATGACAAGGCCACCTGGACCAAGCTCGGCGACCTGAGCGACGACGTCACCTCCACGGTGAGCGGCAACGTGACCGGGCGCTACGTACGCATCCGCAACACCGCCGCCAAGAACGTGTGGTGGCGCGTGGCCGAGATCACCGTGACCCCGCCCGAGACCGCCGATCCGCTCAAGTCGGTGTACACGAACAAGACGCAGCACGGGTACACCGCCACGCTGGGCGCCAATACGGCGGAGCTGTTCGACAAATCGCACACGATGCTTGACGGCGGCCAGTACGCCGGACTCGATCTGCTGGCGATCCGTGATCTGACCGACGTCGAGCTGAACACCGGCAACGCGAACCCCAGCCTGCAGATCTCCGACAACGGACTCGTCTGGACCACTGTCGAGCCGGGCAACCTCACGGGCAAGACCGCCCGCTACGTGCGCGTGATCAATGACACCGACGGAGCGGCCTTCTCGGTCGACAAGCTCAAGGTCGGCTTTTCCACGGTCGGCAAGTTCGGCAAGCTGGTCTCGTCCGACATCCAGAAGCGCACCGATTGGGGAACCGACACCCGCGAAAGCGGCAACGCGTTCGACGGCGATATGACCACGGTCATCAAGTTCGCCGGCCAGCCGCGACGGGGCAACACCGCGGTGTTCGATCTCGGTCAGCCGATCGACATCACCTCGCTGCGCATCTACACGCAGGACACGCAGTACGACTACATCCGCGACACCAAGGTGCAGATGTCCGTCGATGGCAAGACCTGGGTTGACGCGTTCGAGATTGGCGACGGTGTGTCCGACACCGACACCACGACCGCGTTCGGCGACATAAGCGACACGAACAAGAAGACCGATTCCAACTACCCGAATGTCTTCTACTACGGCAAGGACGACATCGCCAACGGCACCGGTATGCGCTACCTGCGTCTGCTGACCACCGCCGACTACCCGCAGCGTGCACTCGCGTTCAACGAGTTCATGGTGAATCAGGGCGCCTACGTCTCCACCGAGGCGAACGCGGCGTTCTCCGCCACCAAGGTCGAGGAGCGCGGCCACGCGCCGAGCAACATGATCGACGGCGACCTGACCACCACGTACAAGCCGAGTGCGGCCGATGGCTCCCTGACCTACAAGATCGATGACCCGAGCGACATCAAGTCGTTCCGCATCGTGCAGTCGGGTGCCGCCAGTGGCGCGACCGTCACCGGTACGGTGTACGACGCGGCGACCGGAACCACTTCCGGTGTGACGGCTCGTACAGCCGCCCGCTCCACCTCCGAGGTGACGTTCGGAACGCTGGAACAGGCGATCAACGAGTTCAAGGTGCCGGACGGCAAGCAGCTGCTCAGCGTCAAGATCGCGTGGGGTGACGCCATCCCCGAGATCTCCGAGTTCATCACGCTCGACTCGGCCGACACCGACGCCGACATCACCACGGCCAAGGCGGCGCTCAAGGAGAAGATCGACGCGACCGTCGACACTTCCGCCTGGACCGCGAACGCCAAGACCGCGTATGACGAGGCCAAGGCCACCGCCCAGGCGGTGTACGGCAGCCCGCTGGTCGGCAAGGCTTCGATCGACGCCGCAGCCAGCGCCGTGCAAAGCGCCATCGACGCCGCGCAGACCAAGGCCGACGCTGCCGCGGTCGCCGCGCTGCGCAAGCTCGTGGATGCAGCCGTCACCAACGACGGCCACTTCTACACGACAGTGACGTTCACCGCGTACACCGACGCGCTCGACGAGGTCAAGGAAGCGCTGAAGGACACGAACAACCTGTCCACAGCAGACGCCGCAAGCCTCAAGAAGGCCGTCGATGACGCTCTCGCCGCGCTGAAGGACTCCACCTACCAGCGTGAGCTCGCGACGATCGCCGTCGACAGCTTCGCCACGATCGACGAGGCCGACTACACCACGAACTCCTACGCGGCTTTCAAGGCCGCTAAGGAGGCGCTCGACACCCTGATCGCCGCCGACGGCACCAAGCCGGCCACGTTCAAGACCAAGACCGCCGAGTACACCACCGCCAAGACCGCGCTGGTGAACGTCGCCGCCCTCAAGGCCCAGATCGCGCACGAGAGCAACTACGTGGAGGCGAACTACACCGCCGACTCGTGGAAGGCGTACTCCGACGCGCTCAAGGCCGCAAAGGCGAAGCTGGTCAACGGCACCACCGATTCGGTGGCCGCCGCGCTGACCGCGCTGACCGCCGCCGAGAACGCGCTGGTGCGCACCACGACGCCGCCCGACACCACCGTGCTCGACGAGACCATCGCCGACATGGAAAAGGTTAACGGCAGCGAGTACACCACCGACAGCTACAAGGCCCTGACCGACGCCATCGCCAAGGCGAAGAGCGACAAGGTCAAGGGGGATGCCGGCCTCAACCAGCAGAACATCGACGCCATGAAGGCGGCGAAGGAGGCCCTGGTCTCCACCGTCGAACTCAAGGCGAAGGTCGCCGAAGCCGGCAAGGTCGACTCGTCCAAGTACACCACGGCCAGCTACGAGGCGCTCTCCAAGCTGCTCGCCGCGAAGGACGACACCACCTCCGACCCGGTCGTCAAGGGTCTCGACACGCTGTACAAGTCCGGCACCGTCAAGGAGCTCGCCGAGCGCGTCGCCGCCATCGACGCTGCGGTCGCCAAGCTGGATGCCCGCGCCACCGGCGTCAAGGACTACGTGGACGGCATCAAGCTCAAGGACAACGACAAGGGCTATTACACCGACGCCAGCTACAAGGCCTACTCCGACGCCTACAAGGCGCTGAAGAAGCTGGCCGCCGCCGGTGAAGGCGAAGTCGGGATTGCCGAGTTCACCGAAGCCAAGGAGGCGTTCGAAGCCGCCGAGGCCAAGCTTGCCTACAAGTCCGCTGACTACGGCAAGATCGATGACCTGCTCGCCAAGGTCCCCTCGGACCTGAGCGGCTACACCGCCGACTCGGTGGCGAAGTTCGAGGCGGCCAAGAAGGCCGTGAAGCGCGGACTGACCATCGACCAGCAGAGCAAGGTCGACGCGATGGCCGACGCGCTTGAAGCCGCCATCAAGGGCCTGACTCTCAAGTCGCAGGCACCCGGTGACAACAAGGGCGACGGAACCCAGAGCGGCACTCATAAGGGTGACGACATCTCCAAGACCGGCGCCGACGTGCAGGTGTTCGCGATCATCATCGCGCTCGCCACGTGCGCTGGCCTGGGCGCCGTGGCCTACGCCCGTCGCCGCCGTGAGGTGTGA
- a CDS encoding ribonuclease H family protein, whose amino-acid sequence MTITVSTDGSALGNPNGPMGWAWADHELNMAHSGGHEHGGDCDAGGATNGTNQIGELCAVLEALRAHPGAEPLVIETDSQYAINCSTKWVHGWKKNGWKNSQKKPVKNAALIRAIDAELSRRAGSVKFVWVKGHAGNAGNEKVDDLARTYAGDCRSGVQEGYLPKEGWQSLLASEYAKGTDVPEDAQMLLDGKISTQEYHLGRGGESGEAGAEHESDGDNVAKRIRKPSLAELLAEPEGVPDYGETQSDTSSTTAMSTPTVPMTTESDATVALSSNSAQAEDTQSGSSTRSVAEPAAPRLSPTALTASGTLRFTPPPSTSPTYDGRPRIIHGLVRVDGYVNGDGTITLNNAAFYTDKQG is encoded by the coding sequence ATGACCATCACCGTATCGACAGACGGAAGCGCCCTGGGCAATCCGAACGGCCCAATGGGCTGGGCCTGGGCCGACCACGAACTCAACATGGCACATTCCGGCGGCCATGAGCACGGCGGCGACTGCGATGCCGGCGGCGCCACGAACGGCACGAATCAGATCGGCGAATTGTGCGCAGTGCTGGAGGCGCTGCGCGCACATCCCGGCGCGGAGCCGCTGGTCATCGAGACCGACTCGCAGTATGCCATCAACTGTTCCACCAAGTGGGTGCACGGGTGGAAGAAGAACGGCTGGAAGAACTCGCAGAAGAAGCCTGTAAAGAACGCGGCGCTCATCAGGGCGATCGACGCCGAGCTGTCGCGCCGCGCCGGCTCGGTGAAGTTCGTGTGGGTCAAAGGGCACGCGGGCAACGCCGGCAACGAGAAGGTGGACGACCTGGCTCGCACGTATGCCGGCGACTGCCGCAGCGGCGTGCAGGAGGGATATCTGCCGAAGGAGGGATGGCAGTCGCTGCTGGCTTCGGAGTATGCCAAGGGAACCGACGTGCCGGAGGATGCGCAGATGCTGCTGGACGGCAAGATTTCCACGCAGGAGTACCATCTCGGGCGAGGCGGGGAATCGGGTGAAGCGGGAGCCGAGCACGAATCGGACGGCGACAACGTCGCAAAGCGAATCCGCAAGCCATCGTTGGCGGAGCTGCTTGCCGAACCTGAAGGCGTGCCCGACTACGGCGAGACCCAGTCGGACACATCATCCACCACTGCGATGTCAACTCCTACTGTTCCTATGACGACCGAATCGGACGCGACCGTCGCACTGTCATCGAATTCGGCACAGGCCGAGGACACACAGTCCGGTAGCTCCACACGCTCTGTGGCCGAACCTGCGGCGCCGCGGCTCTCACCGACCGCCCTCACCGCGTCGGGCACGCTGCGCTTTACTCCCCCGCCATCCACCAGCCCGACATATGACGGACGGCCGCGCATCATCCACGGACTGGTTCGCGTGGACGGATATGTGAACGGCGACGGCACCATCACCCTCAACAATGCCGCGTTCTATACGGACAAGCAGGGATAG
- the rpiA gene encoding ribose-5-phosphate isomerase RpiA, producing MDKAQQDALKKAAGIEAAKLIENGMIAGLGTGSTVRFLVDELGRRVKEEGLQFTGVTTSRRTQEQAEGYGIKIVDIDDVDHIDITIDGADEVDKNFNGIKGGGAALLWEKIVATNSNKIVWIVDESKVVDTIGKFPLPVEVIPFGAGHVIKQFEAKNYKPVLRLDADGKEVRTDENNFVVDLHLERIDHPQDLAEDLINTVGVVEHGLFLNMVDKVIVGDPNGPRVMTNGNK from the coding sequence ATGGACAAGGCACAGCAGGATGCACTGAAGAAGGCGGCCGGCATCGAAGCCGCCAAGCTGATCGAGAACGGCATGATCGCCGGTCTCGGAACCGGTTCGACCGTGCGTTTCCTGGTCGATGAGCTCGGCCGCCGCGTCAAGGAGGAGGGCCTGCAGTTCACCGGCGTGACGACCTCCCGTCGCACGCAGGAGCAGGCCGAAGGTTACGGCATCAAGATCGTGGACATCGATGATGTGGATCATATCGACATCACCATCGACGGCGCCGACGAGGTGGACAAGAACTTCAACGGCATCAAGGGCGGCGGCGCCGCACTGCTGTGGGAGAAGATCGTGGCCACGAACTCCAACAAAATCGTGTGGATCGTGGACGAGTCCAAGGTCGTCGACACCATCGGCAAGTTCCCGCTGCCGGTCGAGGTGATTCCGTTCGGCGCCGGCCACGTCATCAAGCAGTTCGAGGCCAAGAACTACAAGCCGGTGCTGCGCCTCGACGCCGACGGCAAGGAAGTGCGCACCGACGAGAACAACTTCGTCGTGGACCTGCATCTTGAGCGCATCGACCACCCGCAGGATCTCGCCGAGGACCTGATCAACACGGTCGGCGTCGTCGAGCACGGCCTGTTCCTCAACATGGTCGACAAGGTCATCGTCGGCGACCCCAACGGCCCACGCGTAATGACCAACGGCAACAAGTGA
- a CDS encoding 30S ribosomal protein bS22, with amino-acid sequence MGSVIKKRRKRMSKKKHRKMLRKTRHQRK; translated from the coding sequence ATGGGTTCGGTCATCAAGAAGCGCCGCAAGCGGATGAGCAAGAAGAAGCACCGCAAGATGCTGCGTAAGACTCGCCACCAGCGCAAGTAG
- the radA gene encoding DNA repair protein RadA — translation MVKSATRYVCSECGWDGLKWVGRCPQCGQWGTVEEFHEARPAASSSRTAAPGRTSRTQAAASIVSAATPITQIDTSTASRLSTGFGEFDRVLGGGIVPGSVVLIAGEPGIGKSTLLLETAGNIAAGQPNGSVLYVSGEESQAQVRLRASRVNAMEQNLLLASTTDLATVLGLIERTRPTLAIVDSAQTIVSQDVDGISGGSTQVREVASALIDTAKTLNIPVLLVGHVTKDGSIAGPRTLEHLVDVVCQFEGDPETALRMLRAVKNRFGPTDEVGCFDMSGEGIEEVSDPSGLFLSSADERVEGTCVTFTLDGHRSLPIEIQALVTSSVLPTPRRAVVGVETNRIAMLTAVLYRHGKVNLLANDLYVSTIAGGLAKEPACDLAIVAALASAARSKPIARDTCAIGEISLTGQIRPVPRLEHRLREAARLGFATAVVPPMRKRVTIEGLRIVEVTHLRDALESLGVV, via the coding sequence ATGGTGAAGTCGGCGACGCGATATGTATGCAGCGAATGTGGTTGGGATGGTCTCAAATGGGTGGGCCGCTGCCCGCAGTGCGGGCAGTGGGGCACCGTGGAGGAATTCCACGAGGCCCGTCCCGCCGCATCGTCGTCGCGCACCGCGGCGCCGGGCCGCACCTCACGCACGCAGGCGGCCGCGTCCATCGTCAGCGCGGCGACGCCCATCACCCAGATAGACACGTCCACGGCGTCACGGCTGTCCACGGGTTTCGGCGAGTTCGACCGTGTGCTCGGCGGCGGCATCGTGCCCGGCTCGGTCGTGCTGATCGCGGGCGAACCCGGCATCGGCAAGTCGACACTGCTGCTGGAGACCGCCGGCAACATCGCCGCAGGCCAGCCCAACGGCTCGGTGCTGTACGTCTCCGGCGAGGAATCGCAGGCGCAGGTGCGGCTGCGGGCGTCGCGGGTCAATGCGATGGAGCAGAACCTGCTGCTGGCGTCCACCACCGATCTCGCCACCGTGCTGGGGCTGATCGAGCGGACGCGGCCGACACTGGCGATCGTGGATTCGGCGCAGACCATCGTCTCGCAAGACGTTGATGGCATCTCCGGCGGCTCCACGCAGGTGCGCGAGGTGGCGAGCGCGCTGATCGACACGGCGAAGACGCTGAACATCCCCGTGCTCCTGGTCGGGCATGTCACCAAGGACGGGTCCATCGCCGGCCCGCGCACGTTGGAGCATCTGGTGGATGTGGTATGCCAGTTCGAGGGCGATCCGGAAACGGCGCTGCGTATGCTGCGGGCGGTGAAGAACCGGTTCGGGCCTACGGATGAGGTCGGGTGTTTCGATATGAGTGGCGAGGGCATCGAGGAGGTCAGCGATCCCTCGGGACTGTTCCTGTCGTCCGCCGACGAACGTGTGGAGGGCACGTGCGTGACGTTCACGCTGGACGGCCATCGCAGCCTGCCCATTGAGATTCAGGCGCTGGTGACCAGTTCCGTGCTGCCGACACCGCGACGGGCGGTGGTGGGGGTCGAGACGAACCGCATCGCTATGCTCACCGCCGTGCTGTACCGACATGGCAAGGTGAACCTGCTGGCGAACGACCTGTATGTATCGACGATCGCGGGAGGACTGGCGAAGGAACCAGCCTGTGATCTGGCGATTGTGGCGGCGCTGGCCAGTGCGGCCAGGTCGAAGCCAATCGCGCGAGACACGTGCGCCATCGGCGAGATCTCCCTGACCGGGCAGATTAGGCCGGTGCCGCGGCTGGAGCACCGGCTGCGCGAGGCCGCGCGGCTCGGGTTCGCCACGGCGGTGGTGCCGCCGATGCGCAAGCGTGTCACCATCGAGGGGCTGCGCATCGTAGAGGTGACGCATCTGCGCGACGCGCTGGAGTCTCTGGGCGTCGTCTGA
- the ribF gene encoding bifunctional riboflavin kinase/FMN adenylyltransferase, with product MKITTLAPDASGLVEWPTLSANRKSVVTVGVFDGMHRGHQAVIRRAVELAKADKAFSVVVMFDPRPGVVHAYAAAHDGQEPGDGFCDPMALTSVDQRLRTLENLGVDHVLIVRYTLAFATKSYRFFLGQMVGKLGMRTLVLGTDAAMGANRAGDVKAIGVLAQATGVFELEIVDDRGPGHVRVPADVTPQMPSEPGEPVDPTEGMTKAQLRAWSKKHQGREVRVWSSTNVRYLLAHGRIKAADEILGHAHAIEGTVVHGEERGRTIGFPTANLGSMIDGYIPVDGVYAGWLIDLGAAGAPADSDENASDGNSGSGNASVIPRVYDSGSSKARLAAESPYRWPAAISIGTKPTFNEETGLNERVVEAYAVTDEWLDLYGHDVRVEFAGFLRPQVKFDSADALKDELTRNVQETRELTSAR from the coding sequence ATGAAAATCACGACTCTTGCCCCGGACGCCTCCGGGCTGGTCGAATGGCCGACGCTGAGTGCCAACAGGAAATCCGTGGTCACGGTCGGCGTGTTCGACGGCATGCACCGCGGCCATCAGGCGGTCATCCGCCGAGCGGTGGAACTCGCCAAGGCCGACAAGGCGTTTTCCGTGGTGGTGATGTTCGACCCGCGTCCCGGTGTCGTGCACGCGTACGCGGCCGCCCATGACGGGCAGGAGCCGGGCGACGGCTTCTGCGACCCCATGGCGCTGACCAGCGTCGACCAGAGGCTGCGGACGCTGGAGAACCTTGGCGTGGACCATGTGCTGATCGTGCGCTATACGCTGGCGTTCGCCACGAAATCATATCGGTTCTTCCTCGGCCAGATGGTCGGCAAACTGGGCATGCGCACGCTGGTGCTGGGAACGGATGCGGCGATGGGCGCCAACCGCGCTGGCGATGTGAAGGCCATCGGAGTCCTCGCGCAGGCCACCGGCGTGTTCGAGCTTGAGATCGTCGACGACCGCGGCCCAGGTCATGTGCGCGTGCCGGCCGACGTCACCCCGCAGATGCCGAGCGAGCCTGGGGAGCCTGTGGATCCGACCGAAGGCATGACCAAGGCGCAGCTGCGCGCGTGGAGCAAGAAGCATCAGGGGCGCGAAGTGCGCGTGTGGAGCTCGACGAACGTGCGATACCTGCTCGCACATGGTCGTATCAAGGCCGCCGACGAGATCCTCGGCCATGCGCACGCCATCGAGGGAACGGTGGTGCACGGCGAGGAGCGCGGCCGCACAATCGGTTTCCCGACGGCGAACCTGGGGAGCATGATTGACGGTTATATTCCGGTGGATGGCGTGTATGCCGGCTGGCTGATCGATTTGGGCGCGGCGGGAGCGCCCGCCGACTCCGACGAGAACGCCTCCGACGGCAACAGCGGCAGCGGCAATGCCTCGGTGATTCCGCGCGTGTATGATTCTGGCTCATCCAAGGCCAGGCTCGCCGCCGAATCACCCTACCGGTGGCCGGCAGCGATCTCCATCGGCACGAAGCCGACCTTCAACGAAGAGACCGGTCTCAATGAGCGGGTGGTCGAGGCGTACGCGGTCACCGACGAATGGCTGGACCTGTATGGTCACGACGTGCGCGTCGAATTCGCGGGATTCCTGCGCCCGCAGGTGAAATTCGACAGTGCCGATGCGCTCAAGGACGAATTGACGCGCAACGTTCAGGAGACCAGGGAACTGACCTCCGCGCGTTGA